One window of the Bradyrhizobium sp. NP1 genome contains the following:
- a CDS encoding secondary thiamine-phosphate synthase enzyme YjbQ, whose protein sequence is MNSISRSAPSIVGATRIASSQLVVQTRGRGFADLTGEVTAFVREIGAKEGALTLFIRHTSASLTIQENADPTVLEDLTTALARLAPENAGWRHDTEGPDDMPAHVKTMLTATSLHVPVIGGRLALGTWQAIYLIEHRARPHRREIVLQFTGGTE, encoded by the coding sequence GTGAATTCGATCTCGCGTTCCGCGCCCTCGATCGTCGGTGCGACCCGCATCGCCTCGTCGCAGCTCGTGGTCCAGACCCGCGGCCGCGGCTTTGCCGATCTGACAGGCGAGGTCACGGCTTTCGTGCGCGAGATCGGCGCGAAGGAGGGGGCGTTGACGCTGTTCATCCGCCATACCTCGGCGTCGCTGACGATCCAGGAAAATGCCGATCCGACCGTGCTTGAGGACCTCACGACGGCGCTGGCGCGGCTGGCGCCGGAAAATGCCGGGTGGCGCCATGACACCGAAGGTCCCGACGACATGCCGGCGCATGTCAAAACGATGCTGACGGCGACCTCGCTGCACGTGCCTGTCATCGGCGGCAGGCTCGCGCTCGGCACCTGGCAGGCGATCTACCTGATCGAGCACCGCGCCCGCCCGCACCGGCGCGAAATCGTCTTGCAGTTCACGGGCGGCACTGAATGA
- a CDS encoding MFS transporter, producing MTKDERFVILASSLGTVFEWYDFYLYGSLAGIIGAQFFSAYPPATRDIFALLAFAAGFLVRPFGAIVFGRIGDIVGRKYTFLVTILIMGLSTFIVGLLPNAATIGFAAPVILIALRLAQGLALGGEYGGAATYVAEHAPNGKRGYYTSFIQTTATLGLFLSLLVILFTRTAIGEADFAVWGWRIPFLVSVLLLGISVWIRLRLNESPIFQKMKDEGKSSKAPLTEAFANWSNGKLVLLALLGGTMGQGVVWYTGQFYALFFLQSILKVDGYTANLLIAWSLLFGTGFFIVFGILSDKIGRKPIILGGCLIAALTFFPIFRMITTNANPALEKAIEATKVEVVADPAGCGDLFNPVGTRVFTAPCDTARAFLAQSSVKYSTVAAPAGSGVKVTVNGKEVPYTDAKAGNPAVAAAVAAAGYPKAGDAGIVKMSNPFDIFRPQVAAIIGLLFILVIFVTMVYGPIAAMLVELFPTKIRYTSMSLPYHIGNGWFGGLLPATAFAIVASTGDIYSGLWYPIIFAAITAVVGFFFLPETKDVDIKST from the coding sequence ATGACGAAGGACGAACGCTTCGTGATCCTCGCTTCGTCACTAGGTACCGTCTTCGAATGGTATGACTTCTACCTCTACGGCTCGCTCGCCGGAATCATCGGCGCGCAATTCTTCTCGGCCTATCCGCCGGCAACCCGCGATATCTTCGCGCTGCTCGCCTTCGCCGCCGGCTTCCTGGTCCGCCCGTTTGGCGCCATCGTGTTCGGCCGGATCGGCGACATCGTTGGCCGCAAATACACCTTCCTCGTCACCATCCTGATCATGGGTCTATCGACCTTCATCGTCGGCCTGTTGCCGAACGCGGCCACGATCGGCTTTGCCGCGCCGGTGATCCTGATCGCCTTGCGCCTGGCGCAGGGCCTGGCGCTCGGCGGCGAATATGGCGGAGCGGCGACCTATGTCGCCGAACACGCGCCGAACGGCAAGCGCGGCTACTACACCTCGTTCATCCAGACCACCGCGACGCTCGGCCTGTTCCTGTCGCTGCTGGTGATCCTGTTCACCCGCACCGCGATCGGCGAAGCCGACTTCGCGGTGTGGGGCTGGCGCATTCCGTTCCTGGTATCGGTGCTGCTGCTCGGCATTTCGGTGTGGATCCGGCTCCGCCTCAATGAATCGCCGATCTTCCAGAAGATGAAGGATGAGGGCAAGAGTTCGAAAGCGCCGCTGACCGAAGCCTTCGCCAACTGGAGCAATGGCAAGCTCGTGCTGCTGGCGCTGCTCGGCGGCACCATGGGCCAGGGCGTGGTCTGGTACACCGGCCAGTTCTACGCGCTGTTCTTCCTGCAATCGATCCTGAAGGTCGACGGCTATACCGCCAACCTCCTGATCGCGTGGTCGCTATTGTTCGGCACCGGCTTCTTCATCGTGTTCGGCATCTTGTCGGACAAGATCGGACGCAAGCCGATCATCCTTGGCGGCTGCCTGATCGCGGCGCTGACCTTCTTCCCGATCTTCCGCATGATCACCACCAACGCCAACCCGGCGCTGGAGAAGGCGATCGAAGCGACCAAGGTGGAGGTGGTGGCCGATCCCGCAGGCTGCGGCGACCTGTTCAACCCGGTCGGCACCCGCGTGTTCACCGCGCCCTGCGACACCGCCCGTGCCTTCCTGGCGCAGTCGTCGGTCAAGTATTCGACCGTCGCAGCACCTGCAGGTTCAGGGGTCAAGGTGACGGTGAACGGCAAGGAAGTGCCGTACACCGACGCCAAGGCCGGCAACCCGGCCGTCGCTGCGGCCGTTGCCGCCGCCGGCTATCCGAAGGCGGGAGACGCCGGCATCGTGAAGATGTCCAACCCATTCGACATCTTCCGTCCACAAGTGGCTGCGATCATCGGACTGCTCTTCATCCTGGTGATCTTCGTCACCATGGTGTACGGGCCGATCGCGGCGATGCTGGTCGAACTGTTCCCGACCAAGATCCGCTATACCTCGATGTCGCTGCCCTATCACATCGGCAACGGATGGTTCGGCGGATTGCTGCCGGCAACCGCCTTCGCGATCGTGGCCTCGACCGGCGATATCTATTCCGGTCTCTGGTATCCGATCATCTTCGCCGCGATCACCGCGGTGGTCGGCTTCTTCTTCCTGCCGGAAACCAAGGACGTCGACATCAAGTCGACCTGA
- a CDS encoding response regulator transcription factor, giving the protein MTAASTRLVIADDHPLFRDALRQAVTGVVPQAKIDEAGSFQDLTALLEQDSDVDLILLDLSMPGISGFSGLIYLRAQYPAVPVVIVSASDDSGTIRRSLDFGASGFIPKRFGVETLRDAILKVMEGDVWVPPDTDLSSAADPEMTRLRDRLVTLTPQQVRVLMMLSEGLLNKQIAYELGVSEATIKAHVSAILQKLGVESRTQAVIAAAKIAGGQWRQATPTT; this is encoded by the coding sequence ATGACTGCAGCCAGCACCCGTCTCGTAATCGCCGACGACCACCCGCTGTTCCGCGACGCTCTGCGGCAGGCCGTCACCGGAGTCGTGCCCCAGGCGAAGATCGATGAGGCCGGTTCGTTCCAGGACCTGACGGCGCTGCTCGAGCAGGATTCCGACGTCGACCTGATCCTGCTCGACCTTTCGATGCCGGGCATCTCGGGCTTCTCGGGGCTGATCTATCTGCGCGCGCAATATCCGGCCGTGCCGGTGGTGATCGTGTCCGCGAGCGATGACAGCGGCACGATCCGCCGCTCGCTCGACTTCGGCGCTTCCGGCTTCATCCCAAAACGCTTCGGCGTCGAAACGCTGCGCGATGCGATCCTCAAGGTGATGGAGGGTGACGTCTGGGTGCCGCCGGACACCGACCTGTCGTCGGCCGCCGATCCCGAAATGACGCGGCTGCGCGACCGCCTGGTGACGCTGACCCCGCAGCAGGTGCGGGTCCTGATGATGCTGTCGGAGGGCCTGCTCAACAAGCAGATCGCCTATGAGCTCGGCGTCTCCGAGGCGACCATCAAGGCGCACGTCTCGGCGATCCTGCAGAAGCTCGGCGTCGAGAGCCGGACGCAGGCGGTGATCGCCGCCGCCAAGATCGCCGGCGGCCAGTGGCGCCAGGCCACGCCGACGACCTGA
- a CDS encoding metalloregulator ArsR/SmtB family transcription factor produces the protein MSQDDTRSQDRILFQLKARGPQTAAGVGARLDITPAGARQHLLKLEAAGLVESDDQREGRGRPRKYWRLTARGHGRFPDRHSDLTLDLLRSMHEVFGERGLETLIAHRERASIADYRKAVGTRGSLRQKLSALARIRSQEGYMASVVKDADGFLLVENHCPICAAAAACQGLCRSELAVFRAVLGTDVMIERVDHILAGARRCAYRITPAA, from the coding sequence GTGAGTCAAGACGACACCCGCAGCCAGGATCGCATCCTGTTCCAACTGAAGGCGCGCGGCCCACAGACCGCCGCCGGTGTCGGCGCGCGCCTCGACATCACCCCTGCCGGCGCGCGTCAGCACCTCCTCAAGCTCGAAGCGGCGGGCCTCGTCGAGAGCGACGATCAGCGTGAAGGGCGCGGACGGCCGCGGAAGTATTGGCGTTTGACAGCGCGCGGCCACGGGCGCTTCCCCGACCGCCATTCCGACCTCACGCTGGATCTGCTGCGGTCGATGCACGAGGTGTTTGGCGAGCGCGGTCTGGAAACGCTGATCGCGCATCGCGAACGCGCCAGCATTGCCGACTACCGCAAGGCGGTCGGAACGCGGGGCTCGCTTCGACAGAAACTCTCAGCGCTCGCCCGGATCCGGAGCCAGGAAGGCTACATGGCGAGCGTGGTCAAGGACGCAGACGGCTTTCTTCTGGTGGAGAACCACTGCCCGATCTGCGCGGCGGCGGCGGCCTGTCAGGGCCTTTGCCGTTCCGAGCTTGCCGTGTTTCGCGCTGTGCTGGGCACCGACGTCATGATCGAGCGCGTCGATCACATCCTTGCCGGTGCGCGGCGCTGCGCGTACCGAATCACGCCGGCCGCCTGA
- a CDS encoding MFS transporter, with protein sequence MKQDVVREGWRSLLKREWIPTLTILLGGVLLQSMNVLMLTTVLPSIVGELGGVTMLSWPTTAYLASSIVAASCVGVLSTALGARRVYCVGVAIFGMGAALCSLAPAMGWIAAGRLIQGFGGGLEAAVAYVLVRGTFPEHMWSRTIALMSTSWSMSVLIGPLVGGTFAHFASWRGAFVASAATAVVLATAAFFVLSPVTAARPASSARVPLGRVALICLAIAATSVTSAVGSSFLKLGLIVTAIASFVAMLRLDRLASPRLLPSDAFSWRTSTGVGLWLALLLCINFSPLQIYVPMFLQQLHGFDPLSAGFTVASASLGWSAASLLTAGVSARWADRLMLIGPAIMGASLAAIGLLGPNGAAPVVLLVVAIAMLGAGIGQCWPLVAHRIMDSAKAGDEVVAASSVPTIQQMGFAFGAAIAGLIASASGLSAATADATMVQAAFWVSASFVVSAMLALAAGLRLRALRKAQAGLS encoded by the coding sequence ATGAAGCAGGATGTGGTCCGGGAGGGGTGGCGGTCGCTCCTCAAGCGGGAATGGATTCCGACGCTCACCATCCTGCTCGGCGGCGTGCTGCTGCAATCCATGAACGTGCTGATGTTGACAACGGTGTTGCCGTCAATCGTCGGCGAACTCGGCGGCGTCACAATGCTGAGTTGGCCGACCACCGCCTACCTGGCTTCCTCCATTGTTGCGGCAAGCTGTGTCGGCGTCCTCTCGACTGCGCTTGGCGCTCGGCGGGTCTATTGCGTGGGGGTTGCGATCTTCGGTATGGGCGCTGCGCTGTGTTCGCTGGCGCCGGCGATGGGTTGGATCGCGGCCGGCCGGCTGATCCAGGGATTCGGCGGCGGTCTGGAGGCCGCCGTCGCCTATGTGCTGGTCCGGGGCACGTTCCCGGAGCACATGTGGTCGCGAACGATCGCGCTGATGTCGACGAGCTGGAGCATGTCGGTGCTGATCGGCCCGCTGGTCGGCGGGACGTTTGCCCATTTCGCCAGCTGGCGTGGTGCCTTTGTCGCCAGCGCCGCGACCGCCGTGGTGCTGGCGACCGCAGCCTTCTTCGTCCTCTCGCCGGTCACGGCGGCGCGGCCCGCTTCGTCGGCGCGCGTGCCTCTCGGCCGTGTTGCGCTGATCTGCCTTGCTATCGCCGCGACGTCGGTCACCTCTGCTGTCGGATCGTCATTCTTGAAGCTTGGCCTGATCGTCACGGCGATCGCCTCGTTTGTCGCGATGCTGCGGCTTGATCGTCTGGCATCGCCCCGGCTGCTGCCAAGCGACGCGTTCTCCTGGCGCACGAGCACCGGCGTCGGTCTGTGGCTCGCGCTGCTGCTCTGCATCAACTTCAGTCCGCTGCAGATCTACGTGCCGATGTTCCTGCAGCAATTGCATGGCTTCGATCCGCTCTCGGCCGGCTTCACCGTCGCGAGTGCCTCGCTGGGCTGGAGCGCCGCCTCGCTTCTGACGGCCGGAGTGTCGGCCCGCTGGGCGGACCGCCTGATGTTGATCGGTCCTGCGATCATGGGGGCGAGTCTTGCCGCGATCGGGCTGCTCGGTCCGAACGGCGCGGCGCCCGTTGTGCTGCTGGTCGTGGCGATCGCTATGCTGGGTGCCGGTATCGGCCAGTGCTGGCCGCTCGTCGCGCATCGCATCATGGACAGCGCCAAGGCGGGCGATGAAGTGGTTGCGGCCTCATCGGTGCCGACCATCCAGCAAATGGGCTTTGCGTTTGGCGCCGCGATCGCGGGATTGATCGCAAGTGCCAGCGGCCTGTCAGCCGCGACCGCGGATGCAACGATGGTGCAGGCCGCCTTCTGGGTGTCCGCGAGCTTCGTGGTGTCGGCCATGCTCGCCCTTGCGGCCGGGCTCCGCCTGCGTGCGCTGCGCAAGGCTCAAGCCGGCCTGTCGTAA
- a CDS encoding hybrid sensor histidine kinase/response regulator produces the protein MLHDWGVIAAAFGYIGFLFLVASHGDRRSQVQRERASGWIYPLSLAIYCTSWTFFGSVGFASRTSVDFLAIYIGPIVMIGLCTPLFRRVIQLAKSQRITSIADFIAARYGKSQAVAATVALIAIIGSVPYIALQLKAAASSLETILSEDQAVSHIPIVGDIALMVTLAMAAFAVLFGTRHTDATEHQHGLMLAVATESIVKLVAFLAAGAFVTFWMFDPHELIQRALKTPEAVRVLDYSPSVGNFLCMVALAFFAIVLLPRQFHVSAVENSSDAEISRARWLFPLYLVAINLFVIPIALAGLVTFPFGAVDSDMYVLALPIEVDATWLSLAVFVGGLSAATAMVMVECVALSVMVSNDIVVPLVLQRGGNAHEGADFGDFLLKSRRVAIFAIMVMAYFYYRALGNTQLAAIGLLSFAAIAQLAPAFFGGLFWRRATARGAMGGMLVGFAVWVYTLFLPSFLDSSTEGLMLLQHGPFGIEALRPQALFGADLSPLLHGVLWSLALNLVTYVLLSLSRRPSSIELVQADLFVPNTLAPIAPTFRRWRTTVTVQDIQTTVAQYLGPDRARQSFEAFATSRHIRLDPAAPADFELLQHAEHLIASSIGAASSRLVMSLLLRKRTVSAKAALKLLDDSHAALHFNREILQTALNHVRQGIVVFDADLQLICSNRQFGELLGLPPQLVQLGMPLQEILEFMAVRNADPGDGEAVLERRLAAYTTEGEPYLERLPDRHLVIEVRANRMPGGSLVITFSDVTPSFEAAEALERANATLEKRVRDRTEELTRLNTELALAKSAAEDANISKTRFLAAASHDILQPLNAARLYVTSLVERQKGGEDSRLVENIDDSLEAIEEILGALLDISRLDAGAMTPSISSFKIGDLMRSLEIEFAPIARAKGLALTFVPCSLPVKSDRSLLRRLLQNFISNAIKYTPQGRVLVGCRRRGQSLQIGVYDTGVGIPILKRGEIFKEFHRLEQGARIARGLGLGLSIVERLARVLNHGIAIDANSGGGSVFSVTVPTAKGVNHTAAVTSATPLARAPMSGALIVCIENDAAILDGMRTLLTAWDAEVIAVSEPEAAMEAIEAAGGRVTGLLVDYHLDRGNGVAAIREIRRRFGETIPAILITADRSPHVRLAARDEKIAVLNKPVKPASLRALIGQWRSQQMVAAE, from the coding sequence ATGCTGCATGATTGGGGCGTGATCGCAGCCGCGTTCGGCTACATCGGGTTCCTGTTCCTGGTTGCGAGCCATGGCGACCGCCGCTCGCAGGTCCAGCGCGAGCGCGCGAGCGGCTGGATCTACCCGCTGTCGCTCGCGATCTACTGCACGTCCTGGACCTTCTTCGGCTCGGTCGGATTCGCCAGCCGCACCTCCGTCGACTTCCTCGCCATCTATATCGGCCCGATCGTGATGATCGGGCTGTGCACGCCGCTGTTCCGCCGCGTGATCCAGCTCGCCAAGTCGCAGCGCATCACCTCGATCGCCGACTTCATCGCGGCGCGCTACGGCAAGAGCCAGGCGGTCGCCGCCACCGTGGCGCTGATCGCGATCATTGGCTCGGTGCCCTATATCGCGCTGCAGCTCAAGGCGGCGGCCTCGTCGCTCGAAACCATCCTGAGCGAGGACCAGGCGGTCTCCCACATCCCGATCGTCGGCGACATCGCGCTGATGGTGACGCTGGCGATGGCCGCCTTCGCCGTGCTGTTCGGAACCCGGCATACCGACGCCACCGAGCATCAGCACGGCCTGATGCTCGCGGTCGCCACCGAATCGATCGTGAAGCTCGTGGCCTTCCTCGCTGCCGGCGCCTTCGTCACCTTCTGGATGTTCGATCCGCACGAACTGATCCAGCGCGCGCTGAAGACCCCCGAGGCGGTCCGTGTGCTCGACTACTCGCCTTCGGTCGGCAACTTCCTGTGCATGGTGGCGCTCGCGTTCTTCGCCATCGTGCTCTTGCCGCGGCAGTTCCACGTCAGTGCGGTGGAGAATTCCAGCGACGCCGAGATCAGCCGCGCGCGCTGGCTGTTTCCGCTCTATCTCGTCGCCATCAACCTGTTCGTGATCCCGATTGCGCTGGCAGGCCTCGTCACCTTCCCGTTCGGCGCCGTCGACAGCGACATGTATGTGCTGGCGCTGCCGATCGAGGTCGACGCCACCTGGCTCAGCCTTGCCGTGTTCGTCGGCGGCCTGTCGGCTGCGACCGCCATGGTGATGGTGGAATGCGTCGCGCTCTCGGTGATGGTCTCCAACGACATCGTGGTGCCGCTGGTGCTGCAGCGCGGCGGCAACGCGCATGAGGGCGCCGATTTCGGCGACTTCCTGCTGAAGTCCCGCCGGGTCGCGATCTTCGCCATCATGGTGATGGCCTATTTCTACTACCGCGCGCTCGGCAACACCCAGCTCGCGGCGATCGGCCTGTTGTCGTTCGCGGCGATCGCGCAGCTCGCGCCGGCCTTCTTCGGGGGGCTGTTCTGGCGCCGCGCCACCGCGCGCGGCGCGATGGGCGGCATGCTGGTCGGCTTCGCCGTGTGGGTCTACACGCTGTTCCTGCCGAGCTTCCTCGACAGCAGCACGGAAGGGCTGATGCTGCTCCAGCACGGCCCGTTCGGCATCGAGGCGCTGCGGCCGCAGGCGCTGTTCGGCGCCGACCTGTCGCCGCTGTTGCACGGCGTCCTGTGGTCGCTCGCGCTCAACCTCGTGACCTATGTGCTGCTCTCGCTGTCGCGCCGGCCGTCCTCGATCGAGCTGGTGCAGGCCGACCTGTTCGTGCCGAACACGCTGGCGCCGATCGCGCCGACCTTCCGCCGCTGGCGCACCACGGTCACCGTGCAGGACATCCAGACCACGGTCGCGCAATATCTCGGTCCCGACCGCGCACGGCAGTCCTTCGAGGCGTTTGCGACCAGCCGCCATATCCGGCTCGATCCGGCCGCGCCCGCCGATTTCGAGCTGCTGCAGCATGCCGAACACCTGATCGCGTCCTCGATCGGCGCGGCCTCCTCGCGGCTCGTGATGTCGCTGCTGTTGCGCAAGCGCACCGTCTCGGCCAAGGCCGCGCTGAAGCTGCTCGACGATTCCCACGCCGCGCTGCACTTCAACCGCGAAATCCTGCAGACGGCGCTCAACCACGTCCGCCAGGGCATCGTCGTGTTCGACGCCGACCTGCAGCTGATCTGCTCCAACCGGCAGTTCGGTGAATTGCTGGGACTGCCGCCACAACTGGTGCAGCTCGGCATGCCGTTGCAGGAGATCCTGGAATTCATGGCGGTGAGGAACGCCGATCCCGGCGACGGCGAAGCCGTGCTGGAGCGGCGCCTCGCCGCCTACACCACCGAGGGCGAGCCCTATCTGGAGCGCCTGCCGGACCGCCATCTCGTCATCGAGGTGCGCGCCAACCGCATGCCCGGCGGCAGCCTCGTCATCACCTTCTCCGACGTGACGCCGAGCTTCGAGGCAGCCGAGGCGCTGGAGCGGGCGAACGCGACGCTGGAGAAGCGCGTCCGCGACCGCACCGAGGAGCTGACCCGCCTCAACACCGAGCTTGCGCTGGCGAAGAGCGCCGCCGAGGACGCCAACATCTCAAAGACGCGCTTCCTCGCGGCGGCGAGCCACGACATCCTGCAGCCGCTCAACGCGGCGCGGCTCTATGTCACGAGCCTGGTCGAGCGGCAGAAGGGCGGCGAGGATTCGCGCCTGGTCGAGAACATCGACGATTCGCTGGAGGCGATCGAGGAGATCCTTGGCGCGCTGCTCGACATTTCCAGGCTCGATGCCGGCGCCATGACGCCGTCGATCTCCAGCTTCAAGATCGGCGACCTGATGCGCTCGCTCGAGATCGAGTTCGCGCCGATCGCGCGCGCCAAGGGCCTTGCGCTCACCTTCGTGCCCTGCTCGCTGCCGGTCAAATCCGATCGCTCGCTGCTGCGCAGGCTGCTGCAGAACTTCATCTCCAACGCCATCAAATACACCCCGCAGGGCCGCGTCCTGGTCGGCTGCCGGCGGCGCGGCCAGTCCTTGCAGATCGGCGTCTACGATACCGGCGTCGGCATTCCGATCCTCAAGCGCGGCGAGATCTTCAAGGAGTTCCATCGCCTCGAGCAGGGCGCGCGGATCGCGCGCGGGCTGGGGCTCGGTCTGTCCATCGTCGAGCGGCTGGCACGCGTGCTCAACCACGGCATCGCGATCGACGCCAATTCAGGGGGCGGCTCGGTGTTCTCGGTGACCGTGCCGACCGCGAAGGGCGTCAATCACACCGCCGCCGTCACCAGCGCGACGCCCTTGGCGCGCGCGCCGATGAGCGGCGCGCTGATCGTATGCATCGAGAACGACGCGGCGATCCTCGACGGCATGCGGACGCTGCTCACGGCCTGGGACGCCGAGGTGATCGCGGTCAGCGAGCCCGAGGCCGCGATGGAGGCGATCGAGGCCGCCGGCGGACGGGTCACGGGACTGCTGGTCGATTATCATCTCGACCGCGGCAATGGGGTCGCCGCGATCCGCGAAATCCGCCGCCGGTTCGGCGAGACGATCCCGGCAATCCTGATCACGGCCGACCGCAGCCCGCATGTGCGCCTTGCCGCGCGTGACGAGAAGATCGCCGTGCTCAACAAGCCGGTCAAACCGGCCTCGCTGCGCGCGCTGATCGGACAATGGCGCAGCCAGCAGATGGTCGCGGCGGAATAA
- the hemA gene encoding 5-aminolevulinate synthase: MDYSSFFHNALNRLHDERRYRVFADLERIAGRFPHALWHSPQGRRDVVIWCSNDYLGMGQHPKVVGAMVETATRVGTGAGGTRNIAGTHHPLVQLEAELADLHGKEAALLFTSGYVSNQTGIATIAKLIPNCVILSDALNHNSMIEGVRQAGCERIIFRHSDMAHLEELLRAIPADRPKLIACESLYSMDGDIAPLAKICDLAERYGAMTYVDEVHAVGMYGPRGGGVAERDGVMHRIDVLEGTLAKAFGCLGGYIAASAEIIDAVRSYAPGFIFTTALPPPICSAATAAIRHLKTSNWERERHQDRAARVKAILTSAGLPVMSSETHIVPLFVGDPEKCKRASDLLLEQHGIYIQPINYPTVAKGTERLRITPSPYHDDGLIDGLAEALLQVWEQLGLPLKRKSLAAE, encoded by the coding sequence ATGGATTACAGCAGCTTTTTTCACAATGCCCTCAACCGCCTGCATGACGAGCGGCGCTATCGCGTCTTCGCCGACCTGGAGCGGATCGCAGGCCGCTTTCCCCATGCGTTATGGCATTCCCCGCAAGGGCGCCGCGATGTCGTGATCTGGTGCTCCAACGACTATCTCGGCATGGGCCAGCACCCCAAGGTGGTCGGCGCCATGGTCGAGACCGCGACCCGCGTCGGCACCGGCGCCGGCGGCACCCGCAACATCGCCGGCACCCATCATCCGCTGGTGCAGCTCGAAGCCGAACTCGCCGACCTGCACGGCAAGGAAGCAGCCCTGCTGTTCACCTCGGGTTATGTCTCGAACCAGACCGGCATCGCGACCATCGCAAAACTCATTCCGAACTGCGTCATCCTGTCGGATGCGCTCAACCACAATTCGATGATCGAGGGCGTCCGCCAGGCCGGCTGCGAGCGGATCATTTTCCGCCACAGCGACATGGCTCACCTGGAGGAGCTGCTGCGCGCCATTCCGGCCGACCGGCCGAAGCTGATCGCCTGCGAAAGCCTCTATTCCATGGACGGCGACATCGCGCCGCTGGCGAAGATCTGCGACCTTGCCGAGCGCTACGGCGCCATGACCTATGTCGACGAGGTTCACGCGGTCGGCATGTACGGCCCGCGCGGCGGCGGCGTCGCCGAGCGCGACGGGGTGATGCACCGCATCGACGTGCTCGAAGGCACGCTCGCGAAAGCCTTTGGCTGCCTCGGCGGCTATATCGCGGCCAGCGCCGAGATCATCGACGCCGTGCGATCCTACGCGCCGGGCTTCATCTTCACCACCGCGCTGCCGCCGCCGATCTGCTCGGCCGCAACCGCCGCGATCCGTCACCTGAAGACCTCGAACTGGGAGCGCGAGCGCCACCAGGATCGCGCCGCCCGCGTCAAGGCGATCCTGACTTCGGCCGGCCTGCCGGTGATGTCGAGCGAAACCCATATCGTGCCGCTGTTCGTCGGCGACCCCGAGAAGTGCAAGCGCGCTTCCGACCTGCTGCTCGAGCAGCACGGCATCTACATCCAGCCGATCAACTATCCGACGGTCGCCAAGGGTACCGAGCGGCTGCGCATCACGCCCTCGCCCTACCATGACGACGGCCTGATCGACGGCCTCGCCGAGGCGCTGCTGCAGGTCTGGGAACAGCTTGGCCTGCCCCTGAAGCGCAAGTCGCTGGCAGCCGAATAG
- a CDS encoding HEAT repeat domain-containing protein: protein MEVIGKHKRGRELIASVLDTVRDPSDYVRRTACEVIEQWKLVEAHDLVRPLLAEPAASMRESALRALAKIWTDADFQLVFEIYKEDPEIGVRREAAWTLRQNPHADNWQVLFDALCVDALPRHRTWACELAEAFGGPKILPALSSFADDCDGHVRKAAARARQMVIGRGLSRPAN, encoded by the coding sequence TTGGAAGTCATCGGCAAGCACAAACGCGGTCGTGAGCTCATCGCAAGCGTTTTGGACACCGTTCGTGACCCTTCTGACTACGTCAGGCGTACAGCTTGCGAGGTCATCGAACAATGGAAGTTGGTCGAAGCGCACGACCTGGTGCGGCCATTGCTGGCAGAGCCAGCGGCGTCCATGCGAGAGAGCGCACTTCGCGCTTTGGCTAAGATTTGGACTGACGCTGATTTTCAGCTGGTCTTCGAAATCTACAAGGAAGACCCCGAAATTGGCGTTCGCAGGGAAGCCGCCTGGACCCTAAGACAGAACCCCCATGCTGACAATTGGCAGGTGCTTTTCGATGCCCTTTGCGTAGACGCACTTCCACGGCATCGTACATGGGCCTGCGAACTGGCCGAGGCCTTTGGCGGCCCTAAGATCCTACCGGCCCTGTCATCGTTCGCAGATGACTGCGATGGCCACGTCCGAAAGGCCGCCGCACGCGCCAGGCAGATGGTAATTGGCCGCGGGCTTTCGCGGCCGGCGAACTGA